GGTTGGAGCGCCGAAGCTTTTGTCCAGAATCGCATTACGACCTTTAGGGCCTAAAGTTACTTTTACTGCGTTTGCTAAAATGTTAACACCACGCGCCATACGGACACGTGCGTCATCACCAAATAATACGTCTTTTGCTGCCATTTTTATTCCTAACTATGTGTGTGATTATGATTAATAAAAAGCTTGGTCTTAACCTAAGATACCCATGATGTCTTCTTCACGCATAACGATAAGATCTTCACCATCAACTTTAACTTCGTTACCTGAGTATTTGCCAAACAAAACTTTATCGCCAACTTTAACGTCCAATGCGCGCACTGTACCATTATCCAGTTGTTTGCCATTACCTACGGCTAATACTATACCCTGGCTTGGCTT
Above is a window of Methylobacter sp. S3L5C DNA encoding:
- a CDS encoding co-chaperone GroES; protein product: MNIRPLHDRVIVKRLEEETTSAGGIVLPGSAAEKPSQGIVLAVGNGKQLDNGTVRALDVKVGDKVLFGKYSGNEVKVDGEDLIVMREEDIMGILG